The genomic window cttCAAAAAGTAATGATAaagttttaaaagttataatttcatctctatataattaacttttcttttaaaattacataaatttgaaagaaaaaaataaataaatttttaggctctaatttatatatttagttaaaataattaagttttaaagaaaaaatagaatgtGGGCTTATCCGACCATTCCACTTACACATGTTAAAAACAGATCTGCCCTGATTAGAGCACACAACGGTTGTCAtatgaggaggaagaagacatACCTCTGTTTTCAAGATATAACAACCTCATCTTCAGTTCATCAGGAGTAGCTGGAAGACAAGGTGATTCATCTCTAGGCAACCTACCTAGTTTACGTGCATGCTCTAGTACCTCTATGCATAACCCTCCTTTCAGAGAAGGCTTCCCTTGCTCCGTACTAGCATTATACTCCGAAGCTTTAGTGCGCCGCTTCGCAATCACAAGAGCAGTTCTACCATCAAACGTTGTCTCTGACGCATTCGCACCTTTAGTCAATAAATAAACCATCAGCTTCGGCTCGTTACGCATCGCAGCAACGTGAAGCGCCGTGTACCCTCTAGGGTTTCTGTGATCAACATCCGCAAGCTCAAGGTCTATGAGATCGGACGCCGTCTTGACATCGGAATGCGCAACGGCGTAATGAAGAGCGTAGGCGTCGTCTAGACTCGTGTGTCCTTCCGTCAAAAGCATCTTGACAAGCTCAACATCGTCGGAGTCTAGCGCCTTGTATACGTTCGTAACATGTTTATCTGGCTCGAATGGCTCGAGACCGAGCTCTTTTCGGGTGTCGGTGATTCGTTTGACGATGTCTTGGTGTAGGGACTTGTGGAGACTAATAATCTCTATATCAGACTTGGCGATAATCTCTACGCATCTATCTAAAAGCTTCGTGTAAGTTTCACCACAGATGTTACCGAGCTTGAATATCACCAAGATGTCTTCTATAACAATCTTGTCTACAATATCAAGAAACTGCctctgaaaaataaaaataaacagagGAGACCGACTCATTTTGAAATTGCTTTATAATTAGGAGATACGAACCGTGTGTTCTATTTATTACCTCGTACAGAGACACTAACTCAGGAATCTCGAAGACGTAAGCCAAGTAGAGAAGCTCCATCAAGAACTCCACGGTCGGTCTGCACGCCACGTGGCAGCAACCATCGTCAACGCAATCAGAAGCTCCTTTCCGCGGCGGCCGTACTCTGCCGCTGTAGACGTAAGCCAAAACGGTCACCACCGAGTCGAATCCCACGTCGTGATCTCTCGCGATCTCCTTCAGCTCGAGCTTGACGACGGCGGTGGGTTTCTTGTCCTTCACGGCGGCTGCTAGCGCGTTCTTGAAGACGGGTATCCTCGCCGAGAGAACGCAGCGGTGGAAGGATATCTCACGGCCGTCGGGGAGAACAAGCTTGGCGTCGCTGTAGAAAGTCTCCGGCGAGTCGAAGACGGATTCTAGGCAGGTGGAGAGGAGTTGCAACGCCGAAACCTCCGGTGATGTTAGAAACTCAGACGCGGGGTTGTCGACGGAGGACTCGGCGACAAAGCTGTATCCGTTGGTGATTTCATACGAGCCGGAGAGTCTAGCGATGGTAGCCATCAAAAGAGAAATTGACAATAAACTCGATAGATCCGAGGGAAAGAAACAGAGAATGTGTACAGTGTAATCGAGGCGTCAATAAGTAGTGACCGAATTAATCGtattatttaaaccaaaccagaacaaaacaaaacaaaacaaaacggtCTCTATAGAGCATCTCGTAAATTTCTTCGGAAATGATTTAAAGCATAGACTAgaaaaaattagtaaataaagaAATGCTCTGATTTgatctaaaaaaagaaaaagaaatgctCTGAATGAGGCGGTTTTTTCGTTTCTTGATTGTGGGTCCCTTGTGCATGTCTCCATGGTCTCTAACTCTACAGTGTGTTTGTTATGTCcggaaaagaacaaaaaaagagtTTAGATGCTAGGACTCGGTATTTTATCTCTTcgatttgattctgttttgatTCGATGCCAGATTTTCATTTCAGTAAGCtttagaaacaaaacaaatattaaaaatcaatatccgtcaaaattaatataaattacaaatactAAAACTTTATGAAACGGATATCCATTTTGATCtgataataaattaatacatgtatatctttattatgtttaaaatgtataaaattatataatgattattctgacatatgatttgacaaatTCTATTCAAATTATTacttataaaagtattacataaaaaaagaaaaaaattatgacaattatattttttttttaattttatgttgttataattattaactaagtttaaaaaatttacaaaatatgtagattcactatttatttttattttgattttatatatcatgcaaaaaaatattttataaagcaAATTTGTATCGAATTTTGAAGATTATTGATATTAATTAAAACAGATAAGATATCCAGATATTCGGCTAAATATTTTGGCCGAAATATTTGGCTGAAAGCAAAATCTAATTATCAGCAcaccaaaattaaataaaataggaTGTTGTTCGAACCTTTCACCGAAAtattagatatttgaaactGGGCTGGAAGCATATGCTTCTGTCGCTTTTGCCCAGAGTCAGTACTAGTAAATATCTGtcaatatctatttatttttgcatATCCGTATTTTTAGATATATCTGTATTTTTCCGAATCAAAATAAATCGAATAATTAAATATTCGTAACatacaaaacaaattataaatacctTCAAAATCTCAGATTCAATCATGCCTTGGCCTACTGATACGTGCGGACCACATTTCTTGCGTTAGTTGTATTCCGTTTGCTGGACTTTGAAAAGGAGGTTTTAATATGGGATTAATGGAGAAATAGGTGAGCTGATTTTGACAGATTTTGACTTGACTGAATTGGTAGTAGTCAAATCATCCATTATTTGGTCTTCACTAATAAATAGTCAAGGTTCATAAACAGTAAGACAGAGTAAAATGGTAAACTAAAAGATAACAATGGTTCAGATTACAATACAACGATAATGATTGGTCAAACTAGTTTGGTCCGAATCAGAGAACAAAAAATTGGAAAACTCTCTTTTGTCAACAAAAGTAAGAATGCggaaaacaaaagcaaaacgGAACTTTCTTTCATATTAGGAAGTAATTTACATTCTTCAGAAATTGACAAATCCGGACGCGGGCGACAAGTAACATCACACAAGCCAATTTCACCGAAGAAACCTCTTGGTGGCATCCTCTTACAAACACACATGTCCACACTTACTCTGTAAAGGACAAGTTTGAACAATTGGCTGAAGCGTAGTTTGTGCAATAAATACAGCACAAGCCATATTCTCCCTATTCTTTAAGACTATTGCGTTAGAATGCTTGTTCTCAGGTTTGGGACATGTATTTCATCTTTGTATTATCAAATGTGAGACCTAAAATATAGAGTACTATATAGCAGTTTTTCACTAAAAGATGGTGAAGACAGAAAGAAAATAAGGGGATAATTCATTGATTGATATTTGATTGATAAACACTAAGGAAAAGTCTTGAGTGATTCTAAGAAGATAAACACCAAAAGTTAAATGATAGACGAACAGCGAATGAGCCAAGGGTATGTGTTTTCACGCATGCTTTTTCATTCAGTAGAGCGTAGACATTACTATTGCTGCTTGCATTCAGGTGGCCTCTCGCCTTGTTGACCGTCACCAACAACCACCTGAGACCTGCCTCCCTTCTGCTAATATAAACAAAGATGATGATTACCACCATATGAAATTCATCACTCTACAAATGAAATGAATAAAGTGACTCAAGAAAATGACAAATGCTAGTTACATACCTTGCGACCGCTTGATGGCTGCATAAACAATTTAACCAATTTCAAAACCATTAGCAAGCACACAAGATATGGCAGGACCAATTGAATACAAAACAATAATTGGCGCACTTCATACCTTCTTTTTAGTTTTgctatcttcttcatcttcatcatcctcctcatcctcctcgTCATCTTCCTCATCCTCATCTTCGTCCTCGTCAATATCATcgtcctcatcatcatcatctaaatCAAACTCCTCTCCATCCATAGCCTCACCAGTAAACCATGAGACTGCATGAGGGATAATCTTCTCCCGGATAGCAGATCTGCAGAAAGCAAGAAAGATAATCAAATAGTTAGCAACTCATAAAGTAGAAGCAAACCCATAAACCCAAACAGAATAAATAATCTCAGAAAAGGACGCACCCAATGTCATAATCTTGTTCCATCAGATTCTGAAGTTCCTCAGCCTGCATTACAGAAAATAGGAGGCGTTACTAAATACGTCAACTAAATGATGACAATCACTTACAACAATCGATATCATACACTGTCCTCGTCGatatcttcatcttcctccGGGACTTGTGGAGGATTAAAGAAGTTGAAGAAGCTTTCACAATCTTCCATTTTGGTGATCGGTTTGGCGTTTGAACCTTTCTTAGGCTTCTTCTTAAGAATCTTCTGAGTAAGACACTTTCCAGGATACCAATCAATATCTGTCCTGAAATAGGGAAATAATACAAGTTAAGATGATTTTTATACAGCTTACTGCAATAAGATAGGAACATAATATacattatgtaaaaaaaaatatttgtcaaagagcATAAGCAAGTTACCCTATAGCCTTCTCAAGCAGTGGGTCATCTTCATCAATCATATGATAAGACTTTGTCAAGACAGCGTTCTTAAAATAGGGATTCGAGTCAAAGAAAAACTCAAGTTTGAATCCTTTAGGCTCTTCAGTCTTGCACCACTTAATATCCTTAAGATATTTGAGAGCCTCTTCATCACGCTCTGTAACCTGGAATAAAAGACATTAAGCTTAGATTATATTACATTGTTATGATTGGAGTTGCATACAAAAGGAATACCAAAACTGTATATAGCTTACCTCCTCGGAAGTAACATCATTGTTTTTCAAGGCCGTCAGCCAGAAACTTGGCACTCCTTTCTCTGCCATGGAACACATGAAAACATGTTACATTGTTCTCATCTTccagaaatattaaaaaaaaaaagaagaagaagacacagTGTTCCTGAAGTTACCTTCTGCAGTTTTTTCCTCTCCTTGGTCCATCTTCGTATCCTCTGGAGTCGGTTCAACATCAGTAACTCCATTCACAATCTCATAACGCTGTGCATTACAAGATACCAAGTTAGAATTCATGAGTATTTAACACGAAATCTCAGAGGAAACTCTTGACTTTTTTTCTCAGTAACAAACAATTACCTTGGTATACAAAGGCTGATACAACTTTTCATACTTGGCTTCAAGAACAGCTCTCTCCTCACGAAACTTTGCCTCAAGCTCATCATGCTTTCCCTGCGTTGAGAGACGTCACAGGTTTATCAATACGCAACAAACACCTTAATATATTTAAGGCCACTTGACATTCGAATAAAGGAAGGATAATACACACAAATCTCACATCCTTAACCAAGATAAGATTTCAAGGTACCACATCATTCTacacaaattaataaattaatatgaaaaaagAAACTTGTCAAACCTGTATGTCCCTCAAGGCTTCAACACGGTTTCTCACTAGAGGAGTCAGACTCTCGAGAACATCAGAACGCTGACCAGCCATTAGCTTGTTCTGTGGAtttaacatatacaaaaaaaaaactcacaaacAATCTCCAACAAACTCATAAGCTAGTATCATTCTACACTGAAACGCTATAAAATCAATGTCTAATAgcaacattaaactcaaaaACCATTCATATTCTTCGATTCGcagaacttttttttgtttgtcagaagaaaacaaaactcaCCTTGAGAGCGTTCATAAGGCCAGCTCGATCCTCGTCTTTAAGAGCTACAAAAACAAACGCAGATGAGAGAAGAAGAGTAAGTAACCACGACTAAATGAAAAATTAGGGTTTAAACAGGTCTCTCGCGTAAGAGGAAGAGAAGGAGAGTGTAGTCAGAGAGGGGAAGTCTTACAGGCGGTTAGATCGGCGAGGTTGAAGTTGTCCTTGTCGCCGCTCATTTTTTCTGAGGATTTTTTTGCCTTGGAGGTTTGAAagtgagaggagagagagagataagagaggaGGGTTTTTAGGAGGCGACGTATAAACGTGGCTTTCCTTAAAtcctctcgcaccaaaattatAAACCTAGCAAACTGGccactcttctttttttttatgtcattttaatttaatttctctagtttattaaaaagaaaaacattttgtctctctttttctttcaatttttttttttattttatttattaagaaaTCAGATTTTGAGTTGTCAATGtgttataaatttgtatttactCCTCAGATATGAATATTTTCCTCAACTAGAAGTCTAGAATgcgttgttcaaaaaaaaaaaaaagaagaagtctAGAATGCGTGCCGTTTTTACAAAACGATGATAAACACTTGGCCGTCTAATCCAATAAGTTTTCAATAAGGAATATTCCATAGCAGTGGCCAAAAAGAGCCGATAACGTATCTGTCGTGGATACTAACGGGGCAACGatatatatgaatatgaaaagataaaaaagcTTGTTTCGGCTTTGTCATCTAGAAAACGAAAGACATACGGAGGTAGGTTGCTGTCTTCTTCCTCTGATTGGTAAACAAAACCTTTCAATCATAGTCCTAAACAGCAAACCAAATCTTGCTAGGCCTTGCAAGTGACCAACTGCTATTGCTAATGCAACAGAGGTTTTTGAATTTTCCGAAGAGGGATGGTATGGTTCGAGAAGCAGCTCCACTGAGAGATTAAAACCCTTCAGGAATGCTAATAATTGAGGTAGCGGTTCTGGGAGGAACTCGTGAAACATTCTTGAGGTGATGGCTTCAACCTTTAgaagatacattttttttttttttgaattaatgttAAATTCATTCAAAAAAGCCTTTATACAATGTTTGCTTACTTTATACTAGAAAGAAACTAGCTTTACCTTTCCCAAAAGCTATActcaaagcaaaaacaaactACATTCTAGTATAAAACCAGTATTGCATCAGTTTCTCCATACCCCTTTTTCTTTCTCTACTCATTAAAGTAATCCTATTACGGATACCCTTATCAATCATCTTCTTCAATATGGAAACAGGCTTCATCTTCTCCCCATGAATCACCCTGTTTCTCTCCATCCAGATAGCATATAGCACAGCTTGAAACGCATATCTTAAGCAAAACCGACTCAACTTCTCCCTCTTATCATCCGAAATAATCTCAATGATCTCATCCCAAGTATTCGTGTAGGCACTTTTTAGAATACCTTTCACCATACACTCCCAAATCTGAGCTGCATAATCACATTCAAAGAACAGATGGTTCCTCGTTTCTGCACCATTTTTACAAAGAATGCAAGTTCCAACAACTCCCGGATTCCAGCTCAATATTCTGTCCAGAGTAGACATCCTATTTTTTACAGCAAGCCATGCCATAAATGCATATTTTGGAGTAGCTTGAGTAAACCATATAGCACTAGCCCAAGAACAAGACGGTCTAATCGAGCGAAGAAGACACCACGTTTCTTGAGTAGAGAAATCCTGCTTATAACCATGTCTGCCTCTCCATAAATTTTTATCTTCCTTCTCCAACACTAGCTTATTTGCAATGATTTGCAGTTCCTCTTCTATCGCATTTAACACTTCCAACCGATGCCTTCTTCTCCTTCTAATAGCATATACTGCTTCCTCCAAAGTCGCAACTCTGCTTACACCCAAATCAATTATACCTCGAGGACCCAACAGTTCATAAAGAGAACCTCTCTCAGACCAtatatcaaaccagaaggatatatgtcttccatttccaacttcTCTTCTATGAAACAGCTTTGCAACCTCTCTTAACTTCAAAATCTTCCTCCACATCCATGAGCCTGATTGAGCATTTGGTTTCGCCTCCCAAAAATTCTTCCCTTTAAGTAAATTTTCCTTAATCCATTTACCCCAAAGCGAATCACCAGACAATAATCTCCAAATCAACTTCAGGCCATTTACTTTATTAACCTCCTTTAAGCTTCTTATACCCAAACCACCTTCATTTTTCCTGCAACAGATTTCACTCCAAGCAACCTTTGCTCCTGTCGTTTTTAAAGAAGGTCCTGTCCAAAGAAATGCTGCACAAATCTGCTCTACTTCCTTCACACACGCACTAGGAAGCCTAAAAACTCCTGACCAGAAATTTACAATGCTTAGAAGCACTGAACTTATCTGTTGCAATCTCCCAGCATAGGAAAGGAAACGACAGGTCCAAGAGCAGATGGTACTTCGAATTTTTTCCAGTAGTGGCAAGTAGTCCTCACGCCTCATACTCTTAGTCATAAGTGGAAGCCCCAAATATTTAACTGGCAAATCACCTTTCTCGAAAGGAAAATTTGTAAGAATACTACACTTCTCAGCCTCCTTTACACCAGCCATAAAAATAGTAGATTTCTCCAGACTAATACGAAGACCTGACCAGCTCTCAAACACTTCAAAGACAGAAAGAGCTCCTTCAACTGACTTCTTTGAGCCTTCCACAAAGACCATTAGGTCATCAGCAAAGCAAAGGTGCGTGAGAGATAAACTTTTACACCCCGGATGAAACTTAAATTTCTTCTCAGTCACTGCTCTGCCAATCTTCATGGAGAGGACATTCATACAAAGCACGAAAAGATAGGGAGATAGAGAGCAACCTTGCCGAAGCCCCCTAGAACTTTGAAAGTAACCAGCCAAGTCCCCATTCACTTGCACAGAAAATGAAGGACTAGTGATACAGAGCTTTATCCAATGGATATATTTCTCTGGAAAACCCAACACTTTCAAACTCTTCAAGACAAAATCCCATTGGACCGAATCGAATGCCTTCGAAATGTCTATCTTCATTAGACATCTAGGAGAAACCTCATCCTTATGATAGTTCTTGACCAGCTCCGAGGCGAGGAGAACATTTTCCATAAGCAATCTTCCTCTTACAAATGCGGATTGCACCTCAGAAATAATTCTCGGGAGAAGCTCTTTTAGACGGTTAGCCAAGATTTTAGAAACCACTTTGTATAATACGTTGCAACATGCTATCGGACGATAATCCCTCATCTCCATAGAATCCAGCTTCTTGGGAATTAACGCGAGAATAGTCGAGTTGACTCCTTTAGGTAGAAACCCATATCTGAATACTGATTGCACGGCAACGATAAAATCTTGAGATATGATAGGCCATGTAGTTTTAAAAAACTCACAAGGAAAGCCGTCTGGACCGGGAGATTTACTATTGGGCATAGCAAAAAGTACCTTCCTGATCTCCTCTGCAGTAACTTCAGCTTCTAACAGTCTGCAGTCATCCTGAGAACAACGAAACGGAAGCAACTCTTGCAACTCCTCTTCTGTTACACCCTTATAACTCTCCGGCTTATGATTGAGAAACTGAGAAAAAAATTCTTCTGCTTCCTTTTTTACTTCAGAATGCGTATTCACCACAGTACCATTAGCACATCTGATTTCTCTTATCATATTCTGAGCTTGACGCGTCTTGATAGCTCTTTGAAacgttttgttgtttttatctCCAATGTCAAGCCAATGTAATTTAGCCTTCTGCTTTAAAAAGTCTTCTTCCAGAGTTGCAACATGTAACCATTTACCATAAACCTCAGCCTCTTCTTGAATTGCTGCGTCACTCGGA from Raphanus sativus cultivar WK10039 unplaced genomic scaffold, ASM80110v3 Scaffold0166, whole genome shotgun sequence includes these protein-coding regions:
- the LOC108843519 gene encoding regulatory protein NPR2: MATIARLSGSYEITNGYSFVAESSVDNPASEFLTSPEVSALQLLSTCLESVFDSPETFYSDAKLVLPDGREISFHRCVLSARIPVFKNALAAAVKDKKPTAVVKLELKEIARDHDVGFDSVVTVLAYVYSGRVRPPRKGASDCVDDGCCHVACRPTVEFLMELLYLAYVFEIPELVSLYERQFLDIVDKIVIEDILVIFKLGNICGETYTKLLDRCVEIIAKSDIEIISLHKSLHQDIVKRITDTRKELGLEPFEPDKHVTNVYKALDSDDVELVKMLLTEGHTSLDDAYALHYAVAHSDVKTASDLIDLELADVDHRNPRGYTALHVAAMRNEPKLMVYLLTKGANASETTFDGRTALVIAKRRTKASEYNASTEQGKPSLKGGLCIEVLEHARKLGRLPRDESPCLPATPDELKMRLLYLENRVALARILFPVEAQVVMDIVKLEGTYEFTASSLEPDQHSGAKRTSLDLNMAPFVIREEHLCRLIALTNVVKLGKRYFPRCSLDHFMDTEDLNHLACVEEDTPEKRLQKKQRYMELQDTLMKTFSEEKEDSGKSSKTRSVRSNGKLSHRRLRVDKRDLEKRLCRKRKGDSRIEKHVTFQARD
- the LOC108841538 gene encoding nucleosome assembly protein 1;1; the encoded protein is MSGDKDNFNLADLTASLKDEDRAGLMNALKNKLMAGQRSDVLESLTPLVRNRVEALRDIQGKHDELEAKFREERAVLEAKYEKLYQPLYTKRYEIVNGVTDVEPTPEDTKMDQGEEKTAEEKGVPSFWLTALKNNDVTSEEVTERDEEALKYLKDIKWCKTEEPKGFKLEFFFDSNPYFKNAVLTKSYHMIDEDDPLLEKAIGTDIDWYPGKCLTQKILKKKPKKGSNAKPITKMEDCESFFNFFNPPQVPEEDEDIDEDSAEELQNLMEQDYDIGSAIREKIIPHAVSWFTGEAMDGEEFDLDDDDEDDDIDEDEDEDEEDDEEDEEDDEDEEDSKTKKKPSSGRKKGGRSQVVVGDGQQGERPPECKQQ